The genomic DNA TAAGATACTTCTTGAGATTTTCTCAAGGAGTTTTTTGTTATGTCTCAATACGATTATATCCTTTAGCTTTATAATAAAGTGCGCCTACACTTTTGCATACCTATCCTGAGTCTCTAGAGGCATATAGAGAACATAATATAAATGTTTTAGTAAGTTTATGATAAGATAAGGGAGTTGTAAATATGCTCAATTTAATAAGAGTTTTTTTGGGTATTTTTTTTATAAAAAAGCATTGCATTTGAAATGCTGAGTGCTATAATAAGAGTGTGTAATCCATTACATTAAATTTGATAGCACTTTCTCCGAACATATAAATCTTGTGATTTTGTTATAAAAATAATAAATATAAGGTATTCGTAGTGAGAAAGATGGTGAAAATTTTTCTTTAAAAATGTAATCCGTTACATTATACTTGGAAGGGGATTTGATGTATACAATTCAAGATGTAGCAAAAAAAGCAGGCGTATCCGTTGCAACGGTATCCCGGGTTATAAACAATAGTACAAAGGTATCAGAGAAATCTAGAGTGAAAGTTGAAGCAGCAATCCAAGAGCTTAACTATCAACCTAACTTACTGGGAAGAAATTTACGACGTTCAGAAACTAAAAAGATTTTAGTTTTATTACCTACCCTTGCTAGTGGATTTTATTCAAAAGTTATTAAAGGCATGGATCATGTGGCGAGTGATCATGGCTATAAACTGATGATGAGTACGACACGTATGAAAAAAGACAAAGAGGAAGGTTATTTAGAATTACTAAAAACAAAACTAGTGGATGGAGTTATATTCACAAGACCAGTAATAGGAGCTGATGAGTTAACTCAGTACTCAAGACAGTTTCCAATAGTACAATGTTGTGAATATGTTGAAGGTGCTAAGGTGTCTTCCGTATCAATTAATGATGAGTTAGCCGGTTATGAAGCAGTAAAATATCTTATAAAGAGTGGACATAAGCGAATAGCTATCTTAACTTGTTCAGCTGATATCTCTTCACGACTACGATTAAAAGGCTATAAAAAGATTCTAACTGAAAATAATATTCCAATAAGAGAAGAATATATTAAAGATACAAATTATAGCTTTAAGACGGGGATTGAAGTGACAAAGCAGTTATTTGATTTAGAAGAACCTCCTACAGCAATTTTCACTGTCTCAGATAGTTTAGCAATTGGTGCCATGAAGAGCCTGTATAGTATTAATAAGACCCCAGGAAGTGATGTTGCTGTAATAGGATTTGATAATACTGAAATCGCTGCAATGTACCATCCAACTTTATCAACGGTAGCTCAGCCGCGTTATGAATTAGGTAGAATGGCAATGGAATTGTTGATTAGTACAATCAAATCAGGAGAGTATAATGAAATAACACACATGAGATTGAATCATGAACTCATTATCAGAGAGTCTTCTTAATCTCTACTAAGGTGATAAAGAATCAATAGTATTTGAGGGAAAACAAAGATTAATGTGATGGTGATAATGGTGCAAGAATGAAAGGGGAGTATATAATGAGACAAGTGAAAGTAGGTATAATTGGATGTGGAGGTATTGCTAATGGTAAGCATATGCCAGCTTTAAGTAAACTAAAGCATGTAGAAATGGTAGCTTTTTGTGATATTGTTGAAGAAAAAGCGTTGAAAGCTGCTGAAGAATTTGGGGTAGAAGAAGCTAAAGTATATACAGATTATAAGGAACTCTTGAAAGATAAGACTATTGAAGTAATCCATGTTTGCACACCAAATAAATCTCATAGTTTTATTACAATTGATGCTTTAGAAAATGGAAAACATGTTATGTGTGAAAAACCTATGGCGAAGACAGCAAAAGAAGCTCGTCAAATGGTTGAGGCAGCTAAAAGTACTGGGAATAAGTTAACAATTGGTTACCAAAATAGATTTAGATCTGATTCTGAGTATCTACATAAAGTATGTGACAATGGGGATTTAGGTGAGATTTATTTTGCTAAAGCTCATGCTATTAGAAGAAGAGCTGTTCCTACATGGGGAGTTTTCTTAAATGAAGAGGAGCAAGGTGGAGGTCCTTTAATTGATATTGGCACACATGCATTGGACTTAACTTTATGGATGATGGATAATCATAAACCTAAAATGGTAGTTGGTAAAGCATATGCCAAATTAAAAGATCAAAGAGAAACAGGTAACGCTTGGGGGGACTGGAATCCAGAAGAATATACTGTAGAAGATTCAGCATTTGGTTTTATTCAGATGGAAAATGGAGCAACAATATTCCTAGAGTCCAGCTGGGCATTAAATACATTAGAGACAGGTGAAGCTAAAACAACTCTATGCGGTACAAAAGCTGGCGCTGATATGAAAGATGGCTTAAGAGTTAATGGTGTTAAGTATAATGCACAATATGTTGAAAAACCAGCTTTATCTGCAAAAGGTGTTGATTTCTATGATGGTAAAAAAGAATCAGCAGGTGATCGTGAAGCTCGTTTATGGATTGAAGCAGTAGTGGAAGATAAAGAGCCAGTAGTTAAACCAGAAGAAGCTATGGCTGTAACTGAGATTTTAGAAGCTATCTACAAGTCTTCAGAAACCGGTCAACCAGTAATGTTAGGCGAATAATGACAAGAAAAAGTGGATACTTACTAGAACAACAGTACTTATTGAGACTAAAAAAAAGATGTCCGAGAGAGACATCATAGAAAAATTACTTTTATAAAACTTCATAAAACAATTATAACTGAAAATAACTATTATCACAAGAGGTAAGGAGTTAGTGACATGAGACTAGGTATTATTGGAAAGCCAGAAGAGGAAAGTTTTATTCTTGCTTCAAAGCGTAATTTAAGTTTTTTAGAGTTTACAATCAACCAAAATATTGATGTAGATGATTTTATGGATACATTACCTAACCTAAAAAAGTGGATAGATAAGTATGAGATTGGAATTGGGTCCATCGGACGCTGGGGAACTGATCGTATTGATGAAGAAGGTAATTGTATAGAAGCAGAATTAGAAAAAAGCTATCAACTGATAGATGCTTGCCATGAACTAGATTGTCCAGTTTTTGTCTGTGGATGCAACTATATTAAAACATTAACTTATAAGAAAAATTGTGAAGGTGCAATTAACTACTTTCAAAAGCTTATTGAATATGGTAAGAAGAAAAATGTGAAAATAGCAACTAATAATTGTAGGTGGAATAACTTTATACATGGTCCACAAGCTTGGCAAATAGTTCATATGGAACTTGAGGAATTAGGTATAAAATATGACCCTTCTCATTGCTATTATAGTGATGGGGATTACTTAGCAGAGATAAGAGATTGGGGACATCGTATCTTGCATTTCCATCTAAAAGGAGCTTTAAAGATCCAAGGTAAACGCTATGATGACCCGCCAGCTGGAATGGGGCAAATAGATTGGCGATCTGTAATGGCAACATTGTATGCTGTCGGCTATGATAAAGGATTAAGCATTGAACCTCATTCTCAGACTTGGCAAGGAGAGTTAGGGGAAAAAGGTATTGATTATACTATTAATTTTATTCGTCCTTTTATGCTATAGAAAAGAGGTGTCTTATGAATATTCAGATTGCTGTACAATTATATACGCTACGCAATGAGTGTAAGGAAGATTTCACTGGTATGTTGCATAAGGTAAAAGATCTAGGATTTAAAGGTGTGGAATTTGCAGGTTTTTTTGATACAGATGCAAATGTACTGAAAGAAATACTAAACGAATTAGATTTATATCCTGTATCAAGTCACATCGGTATGAAACAACTAGAGAATAACTTTGAAGATGTGATTGATTATCATAAAGTGATTGGTTGCAAAAATCTTGTTGTTCCTTATTGTAAATTTGAGACATTAGAAGCTACAAAAGAATTAGCAAAGAGATTGATTGAGATTAGTAAGCAATTAAAACCCCATGATATGAAATTACTTTATCATAATCATGCCCATGAATTTGTAGAGATTAATGGTCAATATGCTTTAGATCTATTATTTCAAGAAACAAGTGGGTATCTGGAAGCGGAAATTGATACTCATTGGGTAAGACGTGCAGAAATTAACCCTCTTGATTATTTGAGTGATCATGAAGACTTAATTAAGTTAATCCATATAAAAGATATGTTGGTTAAAGAGGATGGCAGCTACGATTTTGAAGCTGTAGGGCATGGTATTATGGATATAAAAAGCATTATTAAAAAGGCAGATGCTATGGGAATTAAGTGGGCAATTGTAGAGAATGACGACCCAGTGCCTAATGGTTTAGATAATATAAGTAAAAGTATAGCATATTTAAAGAATGAAATGAGGGATATAGTATGAAGTTAGGTGTATTAACTGTTTTATTAAGTGGTAAGCCATTTGAAGAAGCATTAGCATATTTGAGTGAATCTGGTGTAGAGATGATTGAAGTTGGATGTGGAGGCTACCCTGGCACAGCTCATGCTGACCCAGATATATTACTCAATAATCCTGAAGCATTAGAACAGTTTAAAAATACTATTAAGAAATATAATATGACTATTAGCGCTTTAAGTTGTCATGGTAATCCTGTTCACCCTCAAAAAGAAATTGCTGAAGGGTTCCATCAAGCTTTTGAAAAGACAGTGTTATTGGCAGAAAAATTAGGTATTCAACATATCAATACTTTTTCAGGATGTCCTGGGGATCATGATGGAGCTAAGTATCCTAACTGGGTGACTTGTGCATGGCCAGAGGATTATCTACAAGTATTAGAGTATCAATGG from Vallitalea okinawensis includes the following:
- a CDS encoding Gfo/Idh/MocA family protein, with the protein product MRQVKVGIIGCGGIANGKHMPALSKLKHVEMVAFCDIVEEKALKAAEEFGVEEAKVYTDYKELLKDKTIEVIHVCTPNKSHSFITIDALENGKHVMCEKPMAKTAKEARQMVEAAKSTGNKLTIGYQNRFRSDSEYLHKVCDNGDLGEIYFAKAHAIRRRAVPTWGVFLNEEEQGGGPLIDIGTHALDLTLWMMDNHKPKMVVGKAYAKLKDQRETGNAWGDWNPEEYTVEDSAFGFIQMENGATIFLESSWALNTLETGEAKTTLCGTKAGADMKDGLRVNGVKYNAQYVEKPALSAKGVDFYDGKKESAGDREARLWIEAVVEDKEPVVKPEEAMAVTEILEAIYKSSETGQPVMLGE
- a CDS encoding sugar phosphate isomerase/epimerase family protein — translated: MNIQIAVQLYTLRNECKEDFTGMLHKVKDLGFKGVEFAGFFDTDANVLKEILNELDLYPVSSHIGMKQLENNFEDVIDYHKVIGCKNLVVPYCKFETLEATKELAKRLIEISKQLKPHDMKLLYHNHAHEFVEINGQYALDLLFQETSGYLEAEIDTHWVRRAEINPLDYLSDHEDLIKLIHIKDMLVKEDGSYDFEAVGHGIMDIKSIIKKADAMGIKWAIVENDDPVPNGLDNISKSIAYLKNEMRDIV
- a CDS encoding LacI family DNA-binding transcriptional regulator, which produces MYTIQDVAKKAGVSVATVSRVINNSTKVSEKSRVKVEAAIQELNYQPNLLGRNLRRSETKKILVLLPTLASGFYSKVIKGMDHVASDHGYKLMMSTTRMKKDKEEGYLELLKTKLVDGVIFTRPVIGADELTQYSRQFPIVQCCEYVEGAKVSSVSINDELAGYEAVKYLIKSGHKRIAILTCSADISSRLRLKGYKKILTENNIPIREEYIKDTNYSFKTGIEVTKQLFDLEEPPTAIFTVSDSLAIGAMKSLYSINKTPGSDVAVIGFDNTEIAAMYHPTLSTVAQPRYELGRMAMELLISTIKSGEYNEITHMRLNHELIIRESS
- a CDS encoding sugar phosphate isomerase/epimerase family protein, which codes for MRLGIIGKPEEESFILASKRNLSFLEFTINQNIDVDDFMDTLPNLKKWIDKYEIGIGSIGRWGTDRIDEEGNCIEAELEKSYQLIDACHELDCPVFVCGCNYIKTLTYKKNCEGAINYFQKLIEYGKKKNVKIATNNCRWNNFIHGPQAWQIVHMELEELGIKYDPSHCYYSDGDYLAEIRDWGHRILHFHLKGALKIQGKRYDDPPAGMGQIDWRSVMATLYAVGYDKGLSIEPHSQTWQGELGEKGIDYTINFIRPFML